A region from the Rubrivirga sp. SAORIC476 genome encodes:
- a CDS encoding CAP domain-containing protein, protein MRVWLLLLTLAGCTSPVSPAPEPGPEPTQETAEAPDLADLPRRIHTETNAARRRSGPDPLQWSDALATVARSHSADMARRGYFAHDTPEGRTPQDRARAAGIDCRIEVDARTERVGVSENLYQTTRYARIQTRGAGPTAVRTVDWFSDEDLAARTVQGWLDSPGHRRNLLDPLSTQHGIGVAPDADDRVYVTQVLC, encoded by the coding sequence ATGCGCGTCTGGCTACTCCTGCTGACTCTCGCGGGCTGCACGTCTCCCGTGTCCCCTGCGCCTGAACCGGGCCCGGAGCCCACCCAGGAGACGGCCGAGGCGCCCGACCTCGCGGATCTTCCACGACGGATCCACACGGAGACCAACGCGGCGCGACGCCGGAGCGGCCCCGATCCGCTCCAGTGGTCGGACGCACTCGCCACGGTCGCCCGCTCTCACAGCGCCGACATGGCGAGACGAGGCTACTTCGCTCACGACACGCCCGAAGGGCGCACACCTCAGGACCGCGCACGGGCGGCCGGCATCGACTGCCGCATCGAGGTTGACGCCCGGACCGAGCGCGTCGGTGTGTCGGAGAACCTGTACCAGACCACCCGGTACGCCCGCATCCAGACCCGCGGCGCGGGCCCGACGGCCGTCCGGACGGTCGACTGGTTCAGCGACGAGGACCTGGCGGCGCGGACGGTCCAGGGGTGGCTGGACAGCCCAGGCCACCGTCGAAACCTGCTCGATCCCCTCTCGACCCAACACGGCATCGGGGTCGCCCCCGACGCCGACGACCGCGTCTACGTCACCCAGGTTCTGTGCTGA
- a CDS encoding COX15/CtaA family protein has translation MLTFSPRTVSRVAWGVLGYTVLVVLWGAFVRASGSGAGCGDHWPLCNGEVVPTAPTLNTIIEFGHRITSALAGFAVIGLVVVAFRGTANGSPVRKAAVASLVFMVLEGAIGAALVLFEYVAYNPSIGRAIWMAAHLTNTFLLMGALTLTAWWSEGFAPPRLGLRAEVGWVGATLLATLVLGAGGAVTALGDTLVLGGGLDPATDPIVAALLGARVFHPTMAFLTLGVLSVAVAATRTDGRTKTLGMSLVGAFLVQMALGALNVALLAPIWLQIVHLLMTDLIWIGMVVWASEVLSTPAREPVASVSA, from the coding sequence GTGCTGACCTTCTCCCCCCGAACCGTGTCGCGCGTCGCCTGGGGCGTGCTCGGCTACACCGTGCTGGTGGTGCTCTGGGGCGCCTTCGTCCGCGCGTCCGGCTCCGGCGCAGGCTGTGGCGACCACTGGCCGCTGTGCAACGGCGAGGTGGTGCCGACGGCCCCGACGCTCAACACGATCATCGAGTTCGGGCACCGGATCACGAGCGCGCTGGCGGGTTTCGCGGTCATCGGCCTCGTCGTGGTGGCCTTCCGAGGCACGGCGAATGGCTCGCCCGTGCGGAAGGCGGCCGTCGCCAGCCTCGTGTTCATGGTGCTGGAGGGCGCCATCGGCGCGGCGCTGGTTCTGTTTGAGTACGTCGCCTACAACCCGTCCATCGGGCGAGCGATCTGGATGGCGGCGCATCTCACAAACACGTTCCTGCTGATGGGTGCGCTCACCCTCACCGCGTGGTGGTCCGAGGGCTTCGCCCCGCCCCGCCTCGGCCTGCGCGCCGAGGTGGGCTGGGTCGGCGCGACGCTCCTCGCGACCCTGGTGCTCGGCGCGGGGGGCGCGGTGACGGCGCTCGGCGACACCCTCGTGCTCGGCGGAGGCCTTGACCCGGCCACCGACCCCATCGTGGCCGCTCTGCTGGGAGCCCGAGTCTTCCACCCGACGATGGCCTTCCTCACGCTCGGCGTGCTGAGCGTCGCCGTGGCGGCCACGCGGACGGACGGCCGGACGAAGACGCTCGGTATGAGCCTCGTCGGCGCGTTCCTCGTCCAGATGGCGCTCGGCGCGCTGAACGTGGCGCTGCTGGCGCCGATCTGGTTGCAGATCGTCCACCTCTTGATGACGGACCTGATCTGGATCGGGATGGTGGTGTGGGCCTCTGAAGTGCTGTCGACGCCCGCTCGCGAGCCCGTCGCTTCCGTCTCGGCCTGA
- a CDS encoding NRDE family protein — MCLIAFALDAHPRHALVLAANRDEAFARPAAPLAAWDDVPGVVAGRDLAAGGTWLGVRDDGRWAALTNVRDPRHPRPATRSRGHLVTDFLRADDSPQGFAEAVYASREQYDGFNLVVGQGATARVVSTHADRIWRLEQGVYGLSNDILDTPWPKVSRARSGLRKAILSDPVRFDDLFALLDNRDVAPDERLPDTGVGIELERVLSPVRIVTEGYGTRVSTALVINQSGLIRVAERTWNPDGTAGAMVEAELSPPATRA; from the coding sequence ATGTGTCTCATCGCCTTCGCCCTCGACGCGCATCCCCGCCACGCGCTGGTGCTGGCGGCGAACCGCGACGAGGCGTTCGCTCGGCCGGCCGCTCCGCTCGCGGCGTGGGACGACGTGCCGGGTGTGGTGGCCGGACGGGACCTGGCCGCGGGGGGCACGTGGCTGGGCGTCCGCGACGACGGCCGCTGGGCGGCGCTCACCAACGTCCGCGACCCGCGCCACCCGCGCCCGGCGACGCGCTCCCGCGGCCACCTCGTCACCGACTTTCTCCGGGCGGACGACTCACCCCAGGGGTTCGCCGAGGCGGTCTATGCCTCGCGGGAGCAGTACGACGGCTTCAACCTCGTCGTCGGCCAGGGCGCGACGGCGCGCGTGGTCTCGACCCACGCCGACCGCATCTGGCGCCTCGAACAGGGGGTGTACGGGCTCTCCAACGACATCCTCGACACGCCGTGGCCAAAGGTCAGTCGCGCACGATCCGGGCTCCGGAAGGCGATCCTGTCGGACCCGGTGCGGTTCGACGACCTGTTCGCCCTGCTCGACAATCGGGACGTGGCCCCGGACGAGCGACTGCCCGACACGGGCGTCGGGATCGAGTTGGAGCGCGTCCTCTCACCTGTCCGCATCGTCACGGAGGGGTATGGGACCCGCGTCTCCACCGCCCTGGTGATCAACCAGAGCGGCCTGATCCGCGTCGCCGAGCGGACGTGGAATCCGGACGGCACGGCCGGGGCGATGGTCGAGGCCGAACTCAGCCCGCCAGCAACTCGCGCTTGA
- the glmM gene encoding phosphoglucosamine mutase, protein MPLIASVSGIRGVFGDGLDPAALVRYASAFGAWLRQQTEARPVVVVGRDGRVTGDVCARLVTATLQSAGCDVIDGGMATTPSVAMGVLKHTADGAVILSASHNPAEWNALKLLDRNGEFLGPDEGAEVLALADEGVSGQTVGYEDLGTYASDDLLPYHIEKILDLPFIDPAVIAAADFEVVVDGINSVGAFAIPAMLRALGVDDVEVLNADVTGLFAHNPEPLPAHITGITSRVAESGADLGIVVDPDADRLAFVEDGGRFFGEELTQVIAADFVLGKTPGAVGTNLSSSRAIEDVAAKHGQTVVRSAVGEIHVVRAMQKADAVIGGEGNGGVILPALHYGRDALVGVAIVLQHLAETGRSLSEIRDSYPAYAIAKHKVTLTEDLDADALLATLAARYEGRVSTVDGVKVDLDEGWAHVRKSNTEPILRVYTEAGTPEAADALAERFKRELLAG, encoded by the coding sequence ATGCCTCTCATCGCATCCGTCTCCGGCATCCGCGGCGTCTTCGGCGACGGCCTCGACCCAGCCGCGCTCGTCCGCTACGCATCCGCCTTCGGCGCGTGGCTCCGTCAGCAGACCGAGGCGCGGCCGGTCGTCGTCGTCGGGCGCGACGGGCGCGTCACGGGCGACGTGTGCGCGCGACTCGTCACGGCGACCCTCCAGAGCGCGGGCTGCGACGTGATCGATGGCGGCATGGCGACGACCCCCAGCGTGGCGATGGGCGTCCTGAAGCACACCGCCGACGGGGCGGTCATCCTCTCGGCGTCCCACAACCCGGCCGAGTGGAACGCGCTCAAGCTGCTCGACCGCAACGGCGAGTTCCTTGGCCCGGACGAGGGCGCCGAGGTGCTGGCGCTCGCCGACGAGGGCGTGTCCGGCCAGACGGTCGGCTACGAGGATCTCGGGACCTACGCCTCCGACGACCTGCTGCCCTACCACATCGAGAAAATCCTCGACCTGCCGTTCATCGACCCCGCCGTCATCGCCGCGGCCGACTTCGAGGTGGTCGTGGACGGCATCAACTCGGTCGGCGCGTTCGCCATCCCAGCCATGCTGCGGGCGCTCGGGGTGGACGACGTCGAGGTCCTCAACGCGGACGTGACCGGCCTCTTCGCCCATAACCCGGAGCCACTGCCGGCCCACATCACGGGCATCACGTCACGCGTGGCGGAGTCGGGCGCCGACCTCGGCATCGTCGTGGACCCGGACGCCGACCGGCTCGCGTTCGTCGAGGACGGCGGGCGCTTCTTCGGGGAGGAACTGACGCAGGTCATCGCGGCCGACTTCGTCCTAGGCAAGACGCCCGGGGCGGTCGGGACCAACCTGTCGTCCAGTCGGGCCATCGAGGACGTCGCGGCGAAGCACGGGCAGACGGTCGTGCGCTCGGCCGTGGGCGAAATCCACGTCGTACGCGCCATGCAGAAGGCCGACGCCGTCATCGGCGGCGAGGGCAACGGAGGCGTCATCCTCCCCGCGCTCCACTACGGCCGCGACGCGCTGGTGGGCGTCGCCATCGTGCTCCAGCACCTCGCCGAGACGGGCCGCTCGCTGAGCGAGATCCGCGACTCGTACCCGGCCTACGCCATCGCCAAGCACAAGGTCACCCTCACCGAGGACCTCGACGCGGACGCGTTGCTCGCCACGCTCGCCGCTCGCTACGAGGGCCGCGTCTCGACGGTCGACGGCGTCAAGGTGGACCTCGACGAGGGCTGGGCGCACGTCCGCAAGTCCAACACCGAGCCCATCCTCCGCGTCTACACCGAGGCAGGGACGCCCGAGGCGGCCGACGCGCTGGCGGAGCGCTTCAAGCGCGAGTTGCTGGCGGGCTGA
- the cyoE gene encoding heme o synthase codes for MRPPSSSAVAVAVEAPTASTLLSDYKELLKPGITAFVVVMAAAGYLLGATGPVDWRVLLGLMVGTGLTGGGAAALNHVIERKHDARMARTASRPLPGGRMGPVHATLYATACVVAGAVVLAVTTNILTTGLSLLTVALYVGVYTPLKRRTIHNTLVGAVPGALPALGGAAAATGSLDPVGWALFAILYLWQLPHFYALAWMFRDDYQRGGFRMLPTADEGERTLASLVLVASLMLLVAGVIPAAIGQAGMLFLIGMAGLGTAFTIPAFSFFSEPTDERARRLLYASILYVPAFFVLVVADFLLR; via the coding sequence ATGAGGCCCCCCTCCTCGTCCGCCGTGGCCGTCGCCGTCGAGGCTCCGACCGCGTCCACCCTGCTCTCGGACTACAAGGAACTCCTGAAGCCCGGGATCACCGCGTTCGTCGTGGTCATGGCAGCGGCGGGCTACCTGCTGGGCGCGACCGGGCCGGTCGACTGGCGGGTGCTTCTGGGGCTGATGGTGGGCACCGGGCTGACGGGTGGCGGTGCGGCGGCGCTCAATCACGTCATCGAACGCAAGCACGACGCCCGCATGGCGCGGACCGCGTCGCGCCCCCTCCCCGGTGGGCGCATGGGACCCGTCCACGCGACACTCTATGCCACTGCCTGTGTCGTGGCGGGGGCTGTGGTGCTCGCAGTGACCACCAACATCCTCACGACCGGCCTCTCACTGCTGACGGTCGCGCTGTATGTAGGCGTCTACACCCCCCTCAAGCGGCGGACGATCCACAACACGCTCGTGGGCGCCGTCCCCGGTGCGCTCCCGGCTCTCGGCGGGGCCGCAGCGGCGACGGGCTCGCTGGACCCCGTCGGCTGGGCGCTGTTCGCGATCCTGTACCTCTGGCAGCTCCCGCACTTCTACGCGCTGGCGTGGATGTTCCGGGACGACTACCAGCGCGGCGGCTTCCGGATGCTCCCGACGGCGGACGAGGGCGAGCGGACGCTGGCGTCGCTGGTGCTCGTCGCCTCGCTGATGCTGCTGGTCGCGGGCGTGATCCCGGCGGCCATCGGCCAGGCGGGGATGCTGTTCCTGATCGGCATGGCGGGCCTCGGGACGGCGTTCACGATCCCGGCGTTCTCGTTCTTCAGCGAGCCGACCGACGAGCGGGCGCGGCGCCTGCTGTACGCCTCGATCCTCTACGTCCCGGCGTTCTTCGTCCTCGTCGTCGCCGACTTCCTCCTCCGCTAG
- a CDS encoding ABC transporter ATP-binding protein, producing the protein MVDHAAALTTRGVAHDFGEVRALDGITLTVGPTERVALLGRNGSGKTTLLRIASTQIRPDEGRVTVCGIDLASSPASVRERIGVVFQSPALDTALTAREALRLQAALVRLPRSERSPRIADALADAGLTDRADDRLGTFSGGMARRLDLARGLLHRPALALLDEPTTGLDPIARDAFWAVLDRRRTDGAQIVATHLMDEAARCDRVVILDAGRVVADDTPTALTAALGADALWLDTDDADVLAATLTAEGVPAQAIDGRVLVRTPDARERVAALYARPDVRGVSIQPPTLDDVFAARVSARPEAR; encoded by the coding sequence GTGGTCGACCACGCGGCGGCCCTGACCACCCGCGGCGTCGCACACGACTTCGGGGAGGTCCGCGCGCTGGATGGCATCACGCTGACGGTCGGACCGACAGAGCGGGTGGCGCTGCTGGGGCGCAACGGGAGCGGAAAGACGACGCTGCTGCGGATCGCGTCGACGCAGATCCGGCCTGACGAGGGGCGCGTCACGGTCTGCGGCATCGACCTCGCCTCGTCGCCCGCGAGCGTCCGCGAGCGGATCGGGGTCGTCTTTCAGAGCCCCGCGCTCGACACGGCACTGACGGCTCGGGAGGCGCTGCGCCTCCAGGCCGCGCTGGTCCGCCTCCCCCGCTCGGAGCGGTCCCCCCGCATCGCCGACGCGCTCGCCGACGCGGGGCTCACCGACCGCGCCGACGACCGCCTCGGCACGTTCTCGGGCGGCATGGCCCGACGGCTCGACCTCGCGCGTGGCCTGCTGCACCGGCCCGCGCTGGCACTGCTCGACGAGCCGACGACCGGCCTCGACCCCATCGCCCGCGACGCGTTCTGGGCCGTCCTCGACCGCCGCCGGACCGACGGCGCGCAGATCGTCGCGACGCACCTGATGGACGAGGCCGCGCGGTGCGACCGCGTCGTGATTCTTGACGCGGGCCGGGTGGTCGCCGACGATACCCCCACCGCCCTCACCGCGGCGCTCGGCGCCGATGCGCTCTGGCTCGACACCGACGACGCCGACGTGCTCGCCGCCACGCTCACGGCAGAGGGGGTCCCGGCGCAGGCCATCGACGGCCGCGTGCTCGTCCGCACGCCCGACGCCCGGGAGCGAGTGGCTGCGCTCTACGCGCGTCCCGACGTGCGCGGCGTGTCCATCCAGCCGCCGACGCTGGACGACGTGTTCGCAGCCCGCGTGAGCGCACGACCCGAGGCCCGATGA
- a CDS encoding ABC transporter permease, giving the protein MTDAILALWQRELRVFLRDRARVIGVLAQPILFWVVFGFGFADSVSVPGSEAGYLQYLLPGMVALTVLFTAIYSTLSVVEDRQSGVLQAVLVSPQPRAALVLGVVLGGTTLAVGQATLIGALGPTVGLWPGLIGTGVALLAGVLLAVTFCAFGFVMAWRLKSGRAYHAVMNVVLIPVWLLSGAFFPETGASGAVALAMRLNPATYGVGLLRYGMGGLPEQIPGTPLGLGMCLGVSVAVAGLALLAAIRTAQRPG; this is encoded by the coding sequence ATGACCGACGCCATCCTGGCGCTCTGGCAGCGCGAACTGCGGGTGTTCCTCCGCGACCGCGCGCGCGTCATCGGCGTGCTCGCGCAGCCGATCCTGTTCTGGGTCGTGTTCGGGTTCGGGTTCGCCGACAGCGTGTCGGTCCCCGGCTCCGAGGCCGGCTACCTCCAGTACCTGCTGCCCGGCATGGTGGCGCTGACGGTGCTGTTCACGGCGATCTACTCGACCCTGTCGGTCGTGGAGGATCGCCAGTCGGGTGTGTTGCAGGCTGTGCTCGTCTCGCCCCAGCCGCGCGCGGCGCTCGTACTGGGGGTCGTGCTGGGTGGGACGACGCTCGCCGTCGGGCAGGCCACGCTGATCGGCGCCCTCGGGCCGACGGTCGGCCTGTGGCCGGGGCTGATCGGCACCGGCGTCGCGTTGCTGGCGGGGGTCCTTTTGGCCGTCACGTTCTGCGCGTTCGGGTTCGTGATGGCGTGGCGGCTGAAGAGCGGGCGCGCGTACCACGCGGTGATGAACGTGGTCCTGATTCCGGTCTGGCTCCTCTCCGGGGCCTTCTTTCCCGAGACGGGCGCGTCCGGCGCGGTGGCGCTGGCGATGCGCCTCAACCCGGCGACGTACGGGGTCGGCCTGCTGCGATACGGGATGGGCGGGCTGCCGGAGCAGATCCCCGGCACGCCCCTCGGCCTCGGCATGTGTCTGGGCGTGAGCGTCGCCGTGGCCGGGCTCGCGCTGCTCGCGGCCATTCGGACGGCGCAGCGGCCGGGTTGA
- a CDS encoding YqaA family protein has product MSPELVDWVQAYGAIGLCAAAFVGATLVPVSSEAAFLAAVAAGLAPSTALLWASVGNTVGCLVNYGIGWTARERVGDRLLGSRSGRAALRWTERYGLPALLLSWLPVIGDPLTLAAGVGRIRLLWFVPLVAGLRVARYAALLWLV; this is encoded by the coding sequence GTGAGCCCCGAACTGGTCGACTGGGTGCAGGCGTACGGTGCCATCGGCCTGTGCGCAGCGGCGTTCGTCGGGGCGACGCTGGTGCCGGTGTCGTCCGAGGCCGCGTTCCTGGCGGCGGTCGCGGCCGGGCTGGCCCCGTCGACGGCGCTGCTCTGGGCGAGCGTCGGCAACACAGTCGGGTGCCTCGTCAACTATGGGATCGGGTGGACGGCGCGGGAGCGCGTCGGCGACCGGCTGCTGGGGTCGCGATCGGGCCGGGCCGCGCTCCGGTGGACGGAGCGGTACGGGCTTCCCGCGCTGCTGCTCTCCTGGCTGCCCGTCATCGGCGACCCGCTGACGCTCGCCGCCGGGGTCGGGCGGATCCGGCTGCTCTGGTTCGTGCCGCTGGTGGCAGGCCTCCGCGTGGCGCGCTACGCCGCGTTGCTCTGGCTGGTGTAG
- the rlmN gene encoding 23S rRNA (adenine(2503)-C(2))-methyltransferase RlmN encodes METLRPDLRSLDTDALETLAVEMGEPRFRGRQLFKWIHEKGATSFEAMTDLPAGFRERLAESTQLGTLTEVRRQQATDRTIKSLFRLPSGRHIEAVLIPDFDDEDKAKRLTVCVSSQVGCAMGCSFCATGLMGFLENLTAGQIAEQVHVMDRMAQETFGRGVTNVVYMGMGEPMQNYAAVTASLDLLCDGLGLSPKRITVSTVGLARRIRQFADDQAAGTVRPAGLAISLHAPTDPQRSAIMPVNRSEKTDLKALGQAVRHYYATTGKPVTYEYCLFSGVNDTVEDARNLARIASWAPCKVNLIMYNPVEGTDFRSSDEPTLDAFIGELVRRRVRVTVRRSRGQDIDAACGQLAVAEGA; translated from the coding sequence ATGGAGACACTTCGCCCCGACCTCCGCTCCCTCGACACGGACGCCCTCGAGACCCTCGCGGTCGAGATGGGTGAGCCGCGCTTCCGTGGGCGGCAACTCTTCAAGTGGATCCACGAGAAGGGCGCGACCTCGTTCGAGGCCATGACGGACCTCCCGGCGGGCTTCCGGGAGCGCCTCGCCGAGTCGACCCAGCTTGGCACGCTTACGGAGGTGCGCCGCCAGCAGGCGACCGACCGGACCATCAAGAGCCTCTTCCGCCTCCCCTCCGGCCGACACATCGAGGCGGTGCTGATCCCGGACTTCGACGACGAGGACAAGGCGAAGCGGCTGACGGTGTGCGTGTCGTCGCAGGTCGGCTGCGCGATGGGGTGCTCGTTCTGCGCGACGGGGCTGATGGGCTTCCTAGAGAACCTGACGGCCGGACAGATCGCGGAGCAGGTCCACGTCATGGACCGGATGGCGCAGGAGACGTTCGGGCGCGGGGTGACGAACGTGGTCTACATGGGCATGGGCGAGCCGATGCAGAACTACGCCGCGGTCACGGCCAGCCTCGACCTGCTGTGCGACGGCCTGGGCCTCTCGCCCAAACGGATCACGGTGTCGACGGTCGGCCTCGCACGCCGCATCCGCCAGTTCGCGGACGATCAGGCGGCGGGCACCGTGCGGCCAGCCGGGCTCGCGATCAGCCTCCACGCGCCGACGGACCCGCAGCGGAGCGCGATCATGCCGGTCAACCGGTCGGAGAAGACGGACCTGAAGGCGCTCGGACAGGCCGTCCGCCACTACTACGCGACGACGGGAAAGCCGGTCACCTACGAGTACTGCCTGTTCTCGGGCGTCAACGACACCGTCGAGGACGCTCGCAACCTCGCCCGGATCGCGAGCTGGGCGCCGTGCAAGGTCAACCTGATCATGTACAACCCGGTGGAGGGCACCGACTTCCGCTCGTCCGACGAGCCGACGCTGGACGCGTTCATCGGGGAGTTGGTGCGTCGGCGGGTGCGAGTGACGGTCCGCCGGAGCCGCGGGCAGGACATCGACGCGGCCTGCGGTCAACTGGCAGTGGCGGAAGGAGCATAG
- a CDS encoding wax ester/triacylglycerol synthase family O-acyltransferase, which produces MDTPRPFPVSPPDSAWLRMENPSNPMTITGVVGFGSALSLNALRRFVGERLVRFDRFRMRIEGVGTSRPRWIPDDRFDLDHHVYEVDLPAPGGKVGLEALVSDLMSTPLSFAHSPWTFHLVHDVDHGDGTSGSAIVVRVHHVIGDGIALMHVLIHAVDEYFDAERLDGKSEADAAPSDSPLAKAPRPSKSLLRRAGGGVASLGHLLTMRADSQTVFRQGASPQKQAAWTDPISLETVRQVGVAMGGKINDVLMSSAAGAIRRYLIDQGEPVDGVTVRMATPFNVRPLERAHELGNSFGLVFVALPVGEATAEDRLRVTKERMDAVKQTEEPAVVYAILQTIGRTPMWAHRFVVNLFEKKASGVLTNVPGPRELLHIEGAPITTLMFWVPQAGEIGLGISILSQNGSIRVGIAADVTLVKDPAVLARAFEAEFSALAAAFAPEAA; this is translated from the coding sequence ATGGACACGCCGCGCCCCTTTCCCGTCTCCCCGCCGGACTCGGCGTGGCTGCGGATGGAGAACCCCAGCAACCCGATGACCATCACGGGGGTCGTCGGCTTCGGGTCGGCGCTGTCGCTGAATGCGCTGCGACGGTTCGTGGGTGAGCGGCTGGTGCGGTTCGACCGGTTCCGGATGCGGATCGAGGGCGTCGGCACGTCGCGGCCGCGGTGGATCCCGGACGACCGGTTCGACCTCGACCACCACGTCTACGAAGTCGACCTGCCGGCACCGGGCGGCAAGGTGGGGCTGGAGGCGCTGGTGAGCGACCTGATGAGCACGCCGCTCTCGTTCGCGCACTCGCCGTGGACGTTCCACCTCGTCCACGACGTGGACCACGGCGACGGGACGAGCGGGAGCGCCATCGTGGTCCGCGTCCACCACGTCATCGGAGACGGGATCGCGCTGATGCACGTCCTGATCCACGCGGTCGACGAGTACTTCGACGCCGAGCGCCTGGACGGCAAATCCGAGGCGGATGCCGCGCCCTCCGACTCGCCGCTGGCGAAGGCGCCGCGGCCGTCGAAGAGCCTGCTCCGGCGCGCAGGTGGCGGGGTCGCTAGCCTCGGCCACCTGCTGACGATGCGGGCCGACTCGCAGACGGTCTTCCGCCAGGGCGCCTCGCCTCAGAAGCAGGCCGCCTGGACCGATCCGATTTCGCTAGAGACCGTCCGACAGGTGGGCGTGGCGATGGGCGGCAAGATCAACGACGTGCTGATGTCGTCGGCCGCAGGCGCGATCCGACGCTACCTGATCGACCAGGGCGAGCCGGTCGACGGCGTGACGGTCCGCATGGCGACGCCGTTCAACGTGCGCCCCCTGGAGCGGGCCCACGAACTGGGCAACTCGTTCGGGCTCGTGTTCGTCGCGCTGCCGGTCGGCGAGGCGACCGCCGAGGACCGCCTCCGAGTGACGAAGGAGCGGATGGACGCGGTCAAGCAGACCGAGGAGCCCGCGGTGGTCTACGCGATCTTGCAGACCATCGGGCGGACGCCGATGTGGGCGCACCGATTCGTGGTCAACCTGTTCGAAAAGAAGGCCTCGGGCGTGCTGACCAACGTGCCGGGGCCGCGGGAGCTGCTCCACATCGAGGGCGCGCCCATCACGACGCTGATGTTCTGGGTCCCGCAGGCGGGCGAGATCGGGCTCGGCATCAGCATCCTGAGCCAGAACGGGAGCATCCGCGTGGGCATCGCGGCGGACGTGACGCTGGTGAAGGACCCGGCGGTGCTGGCGCGGGCGTTCGAGGCCGAGTTCAGCGCGCTGGCGGCGGCGTTCGCTCCGGAGGCGGCGTGA